A region of Thermosinus carboxydivorans Nor1 DNA encodes the following proteins:
- a CDS encoding IS256 family transposase, whose protein sequence is MAQYQINIDSKILHQLFLSNAKDAAMASFLEEVLNQILQAQATEQLRAERYERTDERQGYRNGVYPHRLTTRVGTITLKVPRFRDGKFSTEMFARYQRSEQALVLTLMEMVVNGVSTRKVAQITEELCGSEFSKSTVSDLCKRLDPIVHAWNERPLKDQKYPFVMVDAMVIKVREEERVRSRGVMIAVGINAEGYREVLGIMLGDSESEASWSEFFSWLKRRGLCGVDLIISDHHGGLIRAIRQYFQGVTWQRCQTHFIRNILDATPKSLQPEILARVRAILAAPDRETAVMLLNETLAAYETKAPKAMAILEAGFDDAIAVLALPEKYRKRLRTTNGVERLNEEVRRRERVIRIFPNRASALRLIGALLMEIDDKWASGKKYLDMTDYWDWRERQTHITDSKIVKIC, encoded by the coding sequence ATGGCTCAATACCAGATTAACATTGATTCGAAAATTTTGCATCAACTTTTTTTAAGCAATGCAAAAGATGCGGCAATGGCGTCTTTTTTGGAGGAGGTATTGAACCAGATTTTACAAGCACAAGCCACAGAACAATTGCGTGCTGAGCGCTACGAGCGTACAGACGAGCGTCAAGGTTATCGTAATGGAGTGTACCCTCATCGACTTACCACCCGTGTTGGCACGATCACCCTAAAAGTACCACGGTTTCGTGACGGTAAGTTCTCAACCGAGATGTTTGCCCGCTATCAACGTAGTGAGCAAGCATTAGTGCTGACTTTGATGGAAATGGTCGTAAACGGTGTGTCGACCCGTAAGGTGGCGCAAATCACAGAAGAACTTTGTGGCAGCGAGTTTTCCAAGTCGACCGTATCAGACCTTTGTAAGCGCCTAGATCCAATTGTGCACGCTTGGAATGAACGTCCATTAAAGGATCAAAAATACCCGTTTGTCATGGTAGATGCCATGGTCATTAAAGTCCGTGAAGAAGAACGTGTGCGTTCACGTGGCGTAATGATTGCCGTTGGCATAAATGCTGAGGGCTATCGGGAAGTCCTGGGGATTATGCTGGGCGACAGCGAGTCGGAAGCCAGTTGGAGTGAATTTTTCAGCTGGCTGAAGCGGCGGGGCTTGTGTGGCGTTGATCTGATTATATCGGACCATCACGGTGGGCTAATCCGTGCTATCCGCCAATACTTCCAAGGAGTCACCTGGCAGCGTTGCCAAACGCATTTTATACGCAACATCTTGGATGCGACGCCGAAGTCCTTGCAGCCGGAAATTCTTGCTCGGGTAAGAGCCATTTTGGCTGCGCCGGATAGAGAAACTGCAGTAATGCTTCTTAACGAAACGCTTGCCGCTTATGAAACAAAAGCGCCAAAGGCAATGGCTATACTAGAAGCCGGCTTTGACGATGCCATAGCCGTTTTAGCCTTGCCGGAAAAGTATCGTAAACGCTTGCGTACGACTAATGGGGTTGAACGTCTCAATGAAGAAGTTCGACGTCGCGAAAGGGTCATTCGGATTTTCCCGAACCGGGCTTCTGCTTTACGTTTGATTGGCGCTTTACTCATGGAAATCGATGACAAATGGGCAAGCGGCAAAAAGTACTTGGATATGACCGATTATTGGGATTGGCGTGAACGACAAACTCATATCACGGACAGCAAAATTGTTAAAATATGTTAA
- the ftsZ gene encoding cell division protein FtsZ, translated as MLEFDMDLDRFAAIKVIGVGGGGNNAVNRMIASGLQGVEFIAINTDAQALLLSQASYRIQIGEKLTKGLGAGANPEIGEKAAQESREEILKALRGADMVFVTAGMGGGTGTGAAPVVAECAKEVGALTVGVVTKPFSFEGRRRQLQAEAGTAKLKEKVDTLITIPNDRLMQVVDKRTSIVEAFRIADDVLRQGVQGISDLIAVPGLINLDFADVKTIMMDQGSALMGIGIATGDNRAVAAAEAAIKSPLLETSIDGAKGVLLNITGGTSLGLFEVNEAAEIIARAADPEANIIFGAVIDEKFNDEVRVTVIATGFDSRPAKLSSHKGESPLEHIKSLNLEIPPWMRTR; from the coding sequence ATGCTCGAATTTGATATGGATTTAGATAGGTTTGCAGCGATAAAAGTTATTGGCGTTGGCGGCGGCGGCAATAATGCCGTTAACCGGATGATCGCTTCCGGCTTACAAGGCGTCGAGTTTATTGCTATTAACACAGATGCCCAGGCACTACTTTTGTCACAGGCTTCTTACCGTATCCAAATTGGGGAAAAACTAACAAAAGGGTTGGGCGCAGGCGCTAATCCGGAAATTGGTGAAAAAGCGGCTCAGGAAAGCCGCGAGGAAATTTTGAAAGCTCTGCGCGGCGCCGATATGGTATTCGTTACGGCCGGAATGGGCGGTGGTACAGGTACCGGCGCAGCGCCTGTCGTTGCGGAGTGTGCGAAAGAAGTCGGTGCACTCACTGTTGGTGTTGTTACCAAACCATTCTCCTTTGAGGGACGTCGGCGTCAACTTCAGGCGGAGGCAGGAACCGCAAAACTGAAAGAAAAGGTAGATACATTAATAACAATTCCGAATGATCGTTTAATGCAGGTTGTCGATAAACGCACATCCATAGTGGAAGCCTTCCGGATCGCGGATGATGTTTTGCGGCAAGGCGTACAAGGTATTTCTGACCTCATTGCCGTACCTGGGCTGATTAACCTGGACTTTGCCGACGTCAAGACCATTATGATGGATCAAGGCTCTGCTTTGATGGGGATTGGCATTGCTACAGGTGATAACCGTGCCGTGGCGGCCGCTGAAGCGGCAATTAAAAGTCCGCTTTTAGAAACTTCTATTGATGGGGCGAAAGGCGTATTACTAAATATTACTGGCGGAACGAGTCTCGGACTTTTCGAGGTAAATGAGGCGGCAGAAATCATTGCTCGGGCTGCCGATCCCGAAGCCAACATTATTTTTGGCGCTGTGATTGATGAAAAATTTAATGACGAGGTTAGAGTAACAGTCATTGCTACCGGTTTCGATTCCCGACCGGCGAAATTGTC
- the ftsA gene encoding cell division protein FtsA → MDRRRVLGVDLGTSAVKAFVAKIDDLGRVEIAGSGLAPTTGYKKGILKDPHAAASAIREAVDCALLAANFPMQSIWLGIGGVNIRFYNARGIIAPASSSGIKSKDIDRACQAARLTAVCEGQQVLHALPNLYWVDGRQQRESPVGQAGCRLEVEVHFVTASKDFLDELLAHVKQNSLCVAGVVANPVAAAIALAPAPGERVLILDIGAGTTEIALVYEGLMVVSASLPLGGDYITGDIAFAADVSFAHAEEIKRYYARLDGQRIRQDTILDFSDFGITNKFLPYGFLHKIVETRVDEIFSLVYDYIRPALQYYPVDEIALTGGSAHLPSVVQAAKTIFQLPVRIRRPKGLAAEYNHPANTVCFGIVHYAARQASFIETTRSWSWRGLWRKIAEHF, encoded by the coding sequence ATGGACAGAAGACGTGTCTTGGGGGTTGATTTGGGGACAAGCGCCGTTAAAGCGTTTGTTGCCAAGATTGATGATTTAGGTCGGGTTGAAATAGCCGGAAGTGGTTTAGCACCGACAACCGGTTATAAGAAGGGTATCCTAAAAGACCCCCACGCGGCAGCGTCAGCTATCCGGGAAGCCGTTGACTGCGCGCTTCTTGCTGCAAACTTCCCTATGCAGTCCATTTGGCTGGGCATCGGCGGAGTTAACATACGGTTTTACAATGCACGCGGCATCATCGCGCCAGCATCGTCCTCGGGCATAAAGTCTAAAGATATTGACCGCGCCTGTCAGGCGGCCAGATTGACCGCTGTATGCGAGGGACAACAGGTATTACATGCCTTGCCTAACCTCTATTGGGTTGATGGACGTCAGCAGCGGGAAAGTCCTGTGGGGCAGGCGGGCTGTCGTTTGGAAGTAGAGGTTCATTTTGTGACCGCGTCTAAAGATTTTTTGGACGAACTGCTGGCGCATGTAAAGCAGAACAGCCTCTGTGTAGCCGGAGTGGTTGCTAATCCCGTTGCTGCCGCTATTGCATTGGCACCGGCTCCTGGCGAACGAGTACTGATTTTGGATATCGGGGCGGGGACCACCGAAATTGCCTTGGTGTACGAAGGGCTCATGGTTGTTTCGGCTTCTCTCCCGCTTGGGGGCGATTACATTACTGGCGATATTGCCTTCGCGGCCGACGTAAGCTTTGCGCATGCCGAGGAAATTAAACGCTATTATGCCCGACTGGATGGGCAGCGAATTCGCCAAGACACTATTTTGGATTTTAGTGATTTTGGTATAACCAATAAGTTTCTTCCCTATGGTTTTTTACATAAAATTGTGGAAACACGGGTAGATGAAATCTTTTCTTTAGTATATGATTATATCAGGCCTGCTTTACAGTATTATCCTGTCGATGAAATTGCGCTTACCGGCGGTTCGGCCCATTTACCGAGCGTAGTACAGGCAGCCAAAACCATATTTCAGCTGCCTGTGCGTATCCGGCGGCCTAAAGGGCTAGCTGCGGAATATAATCATCCGGCCAACACGGTCTGTTTCGGCATTGTCCATTACGCGGCGCGGCAAGCGTCGTTTATTGAGACAACTAGGTCCTGGTCGTGGCGGGGGTTATGGCGGAAAATAGCTGAGCACTTTTGA